Below is a genomic region from Polyangiaceae bacterium.
GGTGCATCAGCTCGTTGGTAATATATACCTTTATCATGTACGTCCGGCGAATCTCGACAAGGCGCTCGAGTATTACCTCAAGGCAGCGAAATACGCGGCGCCCCATTCCCTCTATCATACTGCGCTCGCGCATATGTTCACCGCGTTCGTGCACTACTTGAAGGGGCAGGACAATGACGCGATCGAGCAGGCGCGACGGGCGAGCGATATTCGTCCGGCGTTCCTCATTGCCTCGTACAGTCACGCGAAGTTTGCGGCCGCAGCGAAGCGCGCGGACGTTGCCATTCCGAGCCTCGAGCGGGTGATTCGCGCCGATGCAGGGTTTGCCGTCAAAGTTTGTCTTGATCCGGATTTCGTCACGATCGAGGCAGCGGTCGTCACGCTTTTGGAGCGGCTGCGAGCCGAGGCCAAGCATCTCGTCGAAGGGTCGTGGTCGGCGCTTTGCGACACGCTCGACGGTTACGTGCTGCCCGCGGAGCCGCGCGAGAGCCTTACGGTACTGCGGGAAGAAGTTGTCGCGCTGATCGCGCAAGGCACATACCTTGATTATGTGGCCCTACCGGCGAAGATATGCGAGCTCGAGGCGAAGGTGGCGGCGCTCAAGTTGCCGCAGCGGGACGGCGCGCGGAGTGAAGCGTCTGCAATGCTTGCCAGCGTCCGCGCTGGGCTTGACGACCATATCTCGTCGAATACGCTCAGAAAACATTTCGTGGCAATGCTCGAGCGAGGCGAGCGCGCATTGGCCGAATCAACGACCTACGAAGCTGCCGAGAGGGCGCTGGACGTCGCGAAGGAGGTTGCTAGGGAGTGGGTCGACGTGGCCCGATATGGGCTCGTTCGGGCCGTTTTCACAGGGGGGCACACGAATTGGGTGAGAGCCATCGCGTTCAGCCCGAATGGTGCGTTGCTCGCGTCGGCGTCGGATGATGGAAAGGCCAATGTGTGGGACGTTGGCACCGCGAGCGTGATCCATACATTTTCAGAGGCAAATGATCATGGGGCCGTCGCGGTTACGTTCGCGCCGCACGGCGCTCGTCTGATCGTGGGGTTCGATAATGGCAATATCGTCTTTGCGAACACGACGCAGACAGGCTCGCAAAACCCCGTTTTGCGGACCATCACGATGTGGAAAAACGAGAGCGCTCTTTCGTTCGCGTTCGCGCGCGCGACATCCATCGTGCATGGTCCGGGCGGCGCGGTTTTGGCGATTGCGACGGATGACGGCAAGATTCGGCTTTACGACGCAGGCATGGCACATCTCGATGATGCGACGCCTTGGGCGGTGATCAAAAAGGAGGGTATCGAGTTCAAGGCCATTGCGTTTTCGGGTGATGGGAAGACGTTGGCATCGGGCTCTTCGGACGGCGACGTGCGCCTGTGGGGTTTTTCGGGTGTGCACTCGCTCGGCAAACACGAGGCAGGCGTCAACACCGTGGTTTTTGATAGGGAGGGTGGGCTTCTCGCAACCGGCTCAGACGATTCGACCATACGCATTTGGGATGTACGGGAACGCCGCTGCCGTGCCGTGCTGCGCGGCCATCGACACGACGTGCGATCGATTGCGTTCAGTCCCGACGGGCACACCCTCGTCTCTGGCGGATCCGACGAGCAGATTCGGTTGTGGGACGTCGCATCGGGCGAAGAAAAAGCGGTGATCAAGGCGTCGTGCGTCGTTTGTACGGTCACGTATGACCCCACCGGGACGATGCTCGCATATGCGGGATCGGATCACAAAATTCACTTGCGCGATATCGTCGTGCGCAAGGTTGAAGCACCGATCGTGAAGGGTTGAGCTTCGTCGACTTGATTGGCTTGTCGAGCCGGAACATTGGGCGGCCCGATTTCTTTGGACTGGTTCCAATTGGACGTACTGGCGGTGGTAGGCCGTTCGTCGCAGACCCGCCGGCAAAACTTTACTTTCGCGCACAGCGTGTCTATGCTGCCAGACGATGTGTTTCGTCGCGTTCTCCATACAACGTCCCCGTGCGTTCGATCGGCGGGTGAGCGCCAACCTCGTTCCGATCGCCAACCATAACCTCGACCAACCATGAGCGAGCCACGCACCGTTACCCTACTGCATTTGTCGGACCTGCATTTCGGGAGGTACCATCGGTTCAGCTCGGATGGGGGCCAGGACAGCTTGCTCGAACGGTTGCGCGTGGATTTGGATGGGCTGCGAGCGAACGAGGGGCTTCGTCCGGATTTGATCATCGTGAGTGGCGATCTGGCCGAATATGGCAAAAAGGCGGAATTCGAGAGGGCAACGCGATTTTTGCAAAAACTTTCCCAAACGCTCGAGCTGCCCGCAAGGCGTGTCGTCATCGTACCTGGAAATCACGATATCAATTGGAGCTTGAGTAAAAGCTATTTTGAGGAATGCATCGCAAACGAAGAAACGCCCAAGCGGCCTTATGCCAAAAAGCTGAAGTTTTTTCAAGAAGCATTCGCAGTTTTTTATAGCGGCGAGAGGGACATCGTATTCACGGACGAACAACCGTGGAGCTTGTTCGAGTACCCCGAGCTTGGTGTGGTGGTCGCTGGAATGAATTCGGTCATCGCTGAAAGCCACGAGGACCATTTTGGCTACTTGGGCGAAGAACAGTTGCGCTGGTTTGCTGAAAAATTACGCTCCTACAAGGAACGCGGATTCTTGCGCCTAGGCGTCATGCATCACGACCCGCGCGATCGTCGCGGTGGTGGCGAGACGAAGCGAGATCAATCGGATTTGAAAAGGCTTCTCTCACCCTCGCTGAATGTGCTGCTCCATGGGGATATTCACGAGGAAACGGATGAAGCACTTGGTGTCGCTTTGCCGGTTTTCGGCATTGGAAGCTTGGGTGTAAAGCTCGAACAACGCCCCGCCGAAGTCCCCAATGTTTATCAGCTCCTGCAGGTCCATGCAGGGGGCGTGCGTCGCGCATTGCGTGCGTATGCGCCGGATCAGAGTCGATTTTTGCCGAGTGCACGAGCGGATGCGGCTGGGACTGCAACCATTGTGGAGATTCCCGTTGCATTCGACCGAGTGGACGCGTTGGGGCAAGCCGCAGCGCCGAAACGCGAAGCGGACTTGAGTGCGCTCGTGGAGCAGTATCGCAGGTCCATCGTCAAGGATCAGCGGATGCAAACGGTCGGCGATTTGCTCGGGCGAGATGTGCTCGGTGCGCCGATGACCGCCACAGATGTCTTGCGGCTTTTCGTGCCGCAAGACGTCATGCGTGAAGATCCCGCGAGGCACTTCAGGCACGAGCGCACGCGCGATTGGCTGCACGGAGAAGAGCCTGCGGTCTCCGACGTGCAACAAGACGCATTCGGCGAGCGCGACGTTCGCGACGACGCATTTTCCCTGGGCAGCTTTGCCGATTCGGTGACGACGGCGCTGAGCCGAGGTTGGGTGTATTTGCTTGGCGCACCCGGCGCAGGAAAAACCTCACTCACGCGATGGATTTTGTTGTCACTTTGTGTACCCGGTGAACGAATCGAAGGTTTTGCGGACGACTTGGTTCCCATGCGCATCGATATGCGCCTGTTCGACGACGCGTATCGCAAGGCGTCGGGTCAGTATTCATTGTTCGATCATCTCGACCGAATGCTAGCCGAGCGATTTTTGAATCTACGGGGCGAACCGTTGCGAGAGCTCGCCAAGCAGGGGCGACTTTATTTCCTTTTCGATGGTCTGGACGAAGTCATTGACGAGGAGCAGAGGCGCACGTATGCCGAGATGATTTCGGGGCTGGCGCTTGCCGATGAATACGCTCGCTGCCGCGGGGTCGTAACGAATCGCGTGGTTGGAGCGGAAGTCGCGCAGGCCGTTTTCGAGGGGTCGGGGTTTACGACTTACACGTTGCGTGACTTCACGGAAGCGCAGCAGGATCGATTTTTGGATGCGTGGCATGCGCTCGTCTTTGCGCACGAGCCGGAGGTATTGCGACATCGACGTACGCGGCTTTCGTGGGCGCTGGAGGCATCGCCGTCATTGCGCATGTTGTGCGGCAATCCTCTTTGTTGCGCATTGCTTGCCTATTTGAATCGGGACGAGGAACTGCCCGAGGGGCGGCATTTGCTGTACCAAAGAATCCTGGAGCGATTGGCGCATCAGTGGAATGCGAACAAGGGTTTGGCGCATCGCACCACGTCGTTTCGTTTTGATCTGCCCGACAAATTGTCGTTCTTGCGGCGACTAGCGTGGTACATGATGGAAACTGGCGGCGCAGAGGCGGGCAATGTGATTGTTGCAACGGATCTGGTCGATTTTACGCGAGCATTTTGCGAAGAAAAGTGGGCTGAAACCGCGGAATCTGCACGGCTGCGAGCAGAAGCGCTCATTGGTGATTTACGTGGGCGCAACGAAGTGCTCGCGTGGCTTGGCGGGGATCTTTATGGTTTTTCCCACCGCGCTTTTTTGGAATATTTGGTCGCTGCCCGCGCAGTGGAAAAACACGGACGTCCGGGCGGGATCGTCGAGCTTGGAAAATGGTTTGCTCGGCATTGGCGCGAGCCCGGATGGGAAGAGACGCTGCTGCTCACGTGCGGGGTGCTACGCGAAGTGGATCAAGGTCCGACGCTTGTGGTGCGTGTGTTGCAGGAGTTACCCGGCGGGGATCGGTCGGTGGTGTACCGGGAGCTGGACGAGTACCTTTGTTTTTGCATCAAGGCGTTGGGGGAATTGCGGAGTCTGGAGCGGGGGGTCGTGAGGGACTTTGCGGAGGAGATCAATGGGATTTTGGAGTATGAGATTCAATGTGATCCCGCGCATTGGTTATCAGCACATAGATTCCTTGAGCCATTTCGACGATGCGCAGGTAAATGGCCTGATGTCGAGCGATTGATATACGCGACCGACAAGAGGATCGATGAGGGAAATTCATCGTTCGACGAGGCATACCCATTGTGGATTGCCGCTGCGGGTCGAACTGATCGACTTCGTGTTCTATTGAATGCGCTGGAAGTATGCCGAACAAAGCTCGGACCAGATTTGAGTGCCCCATATCCTCTTTGTAGTGAGGCGGCACGGTTAGGAGCATGGTGCGGAGAAGAAGTAAATCGTTTGGTTGAAGCCGCTGCGTTGGAAGATGAGGAACTTAATCGATACAATATTCTCGCGTGTACAATTCATACGCCCGGCATGCTATTCCGAGGCGACGAGCCCATCATTGGCTCGTTCTCACATCTCATGGAGTCAGCATCGGCTCCCGACATACGCATGCGCGCCGCGTGGACGATGTTCAAGGCGGGTGTGCAGAGGGAGGCCGCATTGACAATACTGCGCAATTTCCTCTACGGCAACGAGGCTCATTATCGTCGAGGGGCCGCGCGCATGTTGCTCAGCTTGGGTTTCATAGATGATGCACTGGACACAATCGCTGCGGGCGCTACGCACGATGTCAACTGCCTCGATGATTTGATGCGCCTCGCGCACGTAAATGAGAAGGCTGCGAAAGCGCTACAAGAGATTGCGCCTCGCGTACGACAGCAAGAAGAAATGCGAACCTATGTATGGTCATTTCTTTTCGGCATCCGGCGAAAGTGTCCGATTATTGCACGCGAGGCGATGTCAAAAAGGTTGCGAAAGGAAAACGCTAAGAGTGCGCAACGTTGTCTTCATTTTCTTGTAAATGAGCCGAAGCTAGCGGAATTCATTGCCACGCAGTACACTTGGTTACTACCACGAATTAAGGACAGCGGAACCCGAACCATGGCAGTCATTGACGTGCTTAGACTCGATCCCAAACATGGTGGGGCACCACTGCAGCATCTTTGGCGCATCTTGCTCGATTCTAATGACCTATGGACGGCAATTGGTGCGGCACGTCAAATATTGCAAAGGTGTCCCAATCATGGATTGCGTGAAATTGCGCGCCAAAAAATGCTAATTGGTCTCCGCCCGACGGTGCCCGAACGTAACCGCTTATCTGCGGCAGGAGCTCTCGGGGCTGATGATTCGGCAGCGCGCAGTGTTTACGAAGCGCTTGCAGCAAACGCGTCCGACGAGGTGACCCGTTATGCCGCCGCAAAAACCATTGGCAACATGAAGGCGCTCGCCCACCTCGCTGATCGTGCACATGATGCGAACGTAAAGGAGTCCGCGCGCGAAGCCCTCGACCTTTACACCCACATCCACCGCCTACTCAGCGTCGGTCGTCCGCGTCGTGCGCGGGTTTTCCTCCACAATCAATTTGCCGG
It encodes:
- a CDS encoding HipA N-terminal domain-containing protein, whose translation is MSEPRTVTLLHLSDLHFGRYHRFSSDGGQDSLLERLRVDLDGLRANEGLRPDLIIVSGDLAEYGKKAEFERATRFLQKLSQTLELPARRVVIVPGNHDINWSLSKSYFEECIANEETPKRPYAKKLKFFQEAFAVFYSGERDIVFTDEQPWSLFEYPELGVVVAGMNSVIAESHEDHFGYLGEEQLRWFAEKLRSYKERGFLRLGVMHHDPRDRRGGGETKRDQSDLKRLLSPSLNVLLHGDIHEETDEALGVALPVFGIGSLGVKLEQRPAEVPNVYQLLQVHAGGVRRALRAYAPDQSRFLPSARADAAGTATIVEIPVAFDRVDALGQAAAPKREADLSALVEQYRRSIVKDQRMQTVGDLLGRDVLGAPMTATDVLRLFVPQDVMREDPARHFRHERTRDWLHGEEPAVSDVQQDAFGERDVRDDAFSLGSFADSVTTALSRGWVYLLGAPGAGKTSLTRWILLSLCVPGERIEGFADDLVPMRIDMRLFDDAYRKASGQYSLFDHLDRMLAERFLNLRGEPLRELAKQGRLYFLFDGLDEVIDEEQRRTYAEMISGLALADEYARCRGVVTNRVVGAEVAQAVFEGSGFTTYTLRDFTEAQQDRFLDAWHALVFAHEPEVLRHRRTRLSWALEASPSLRMLCGNPLCCALLAYLNRDEELPEGRHLLYQRILERLAHQWNANKGLAHRTTSFRFDLPDKLSFLRRLAWYMMETGGAEAGNVIVATDLVDFTRAFCEEKWAETAESARLRAEALIGDLRGRNEVLAWLGGDLYGFSHRAFLEYLVAARAVEKHGRPGGIVELGKWFARHWREPGWEETLLLTCGVLREVDQGPTLVVRVLQELPGGDRSVVYRELDEYLCFCIKALGELRSLERGVVRDFAEEINGILEYEIQCDPAHWLSAHRFLEPFRRCAGKWPDVERLIYATDKRIDEGNSSFDEAYPLWIAAAGRTDRLRVLLNALEVCRTKLGPDLSAPYPLCSEAARLGAWCGEEVNRLVEAAALEDEELNRYNILACTIHTPGMLFRGDEPIIGSFSHLMESASAPDIRMRAAWTMFKAGVQREAALTILRNFLYGNEAHYRRGAARMLLSLGFIDDALDTIAAGATHDVNCLDDLMRLAHVNEKAAKALQEIAPRVRQQEEMRTYVWSFLFGIRRKCPIIAREAMSKRLRKENAKSAQRCLHFLVNEPKLAEFIATQYTWLLPRIKDSGTRTMAVIDVLRLDPKHGGAPLQHLWRILLDSNDLWTAIGAARQILQRCPNHGLREIARQKMLIGLRPTVPERNRLSAAGALGADDSAARSVYEALAANASDEVTRYAAAKTIGNMKALAHLADRAHDANVKESAREALDLYTHIHRLLSVGRPRRARVFLHNQFAGMLEEITVNGGTKFTYDKTYREKPGAKPLAPNLPLRAEPYDDPNTLHPFFANLLPEGSIFDQTARRLGLPKTDRFGMLLHVGEDVMGAVQVLPEETN